In Deinococcus radiotolerans, the genomic stretch AAGCCCGCTTACGCCCTTCCCCCACTGGGGGCTTCTTCACTTCGACCGGAGCCCGGCAGCGCGTCACCTGACAATGACGCCGTGAAGCGCTTTGTCCCCGTTGTCCTCCCCCTGCTGCTGGCCGCGTGCGGCGCACCTGCCTCCACGCCGTCCACGCCCACGCCGGATCCCGCCCCACAGTTGCCCCTCCGGCCGGCCTCCAGCCCGGACTTTTATGTGATCGGCCTCTCGGGGAAGTGCTTGAAGGACGCCGCCGATCAGTGGTGCTGGAATCTGGTGCCGTCCAGCCTGACGCCCTTGAACACCGCCAACAATTTCAACTACCTGGAGCAGCGGCAGACGCTGGCGGCGGTGGTGCGGGCCGTGGAGAAAAATGGCTGGACGGCCCGGGCGATGGGCTACGCCGCCAGCCTGAACGACCGCACCAACACGAGTTCAGGTGTCCTCGCCACGCACCGCGGGTACCTGTCACTGGTCAGCGACCTACAGACCATCGTGCGCCGGGATATGCAGGGCGTGCGCAATCCGTCGCGGCTGATCGTGGTGGGCCACTCCCACGGCACCGTGTGGAGCCACCTCCTGACCGCCCTGTCCCCAGCCTTGCCCATCGAGATTCAGGTCGATCTGGACGGGGTGTGCGCGTACTGGCAGACCGATAATGAGGGGGACTTCCGCCAGGCCGGCTTGGGGGACCTGCTGGATTTCGAACGGGTGTGCCGGACCCGCAGCAGCGCGCTCGGCGGGGATGCCAGCGACCTGCAGAACGTGGTGTTCGGCAACGTCCGGTACAACCTGGATGTCCACTCGAGTGACTTGGCCCTGTTTGATGGTACCGACAACACCCGCCCTGACGGCAGCCGTGCCGGCATCTTCAGTGCCGCTTTCCCGGAGAACCACAGCGACGTGACGTGGCCCACGAGTGCGACCATGACCTGGGTACTGCAGGGCGTGACGAACCTCACTCGCCGCTGAGGCTGCTCGTGGCTGTGCCGCACCAGGTCACACGGTGACTCGTCCAGCTAGCGCGTCAGGCTCGCTCTCCATGCGCGGTGGTGCTGGATTCGGGATGGGACGTCGGAGGAATGAACATGCTGTCGTGTACGCCTACCCCCTGGCGCCAACGATCGCTCATGCTCGAGAGGGCAACGCGCGTGACGAAGGAGGGTTTCATGCTGCCACAGGGGTAACCTCACCACCATCGGCCTTCAGGACTGGTTATCAGGGTAGATAATGTTCTGCCAGCGTCCGGGTGGCACGTTCCCACTGCTCTTCCGGAACATTCCACCTGGCCCAGAGCGCCTGACAGAAGTCGATGATCAGCGCGACGTACGACCTTCCGTAGCGGGTCACGCCGGCTGAATGCCCTTCCATCCAGGTGTTGCTCAAGGACAACATCGCCCCAAGTTCAGGATTGACGATGGCCGCCGTTTTTTGCTTCTCTAGCGCGCGCTTCAGTTTGATCGAAGGGAAATAGGCTCCCTGATCGGCTTCGCTAATTATCAGGTACAAGGTGTCCTTCACATGGGTGGCGAGAGTGACGTCGGCCATGACGGCAGAAAAAGCGCTGGCCTGACTGGCAGCCAGAACCGCGAGGGACATGCCTGCAGCCCGTGTCGCTGGCGATTCACTGAACACGTCGAGTTGCAGGATGAAACCCGGATCGCTGCTGACACCGATCGTCCACACACCGCTTCCATCGTCTCGATCATGGAACGAGACATGGGACCAGATCCTTTGAATATCTTGGGCCAGAGCGTTCAACTCGTCAGATGACCAGTCTCCTTCCGCAATCAGGAAGGCCAGGGCACTGGCTGCTCGCTGATGCCCGCGGACACTCGCATCCCGCGTCTGGATGATGAGCTGTCGCCGGATGTCTGCGCGTCCAAGGCGTGTCGCCCAACGGTTGACACAGCGAACCAGAAGCATCACGAAAAATCCATCCTCATCATGCTGGAGGAGAAGTGGGAACAGTTCCTCCCATGTTTTTTGCCCCTGGAAGGCGGTGGCATGTTCGGAGTGGACTAAGCTGACGGCCTGGATCACGGCGTTCAAGGACCGGTCCAAGTCCCCCACCTCGGCCCATCCCGCTGCCGCTTGCGCCCACAGGTTCACACTTTCTTCGGTGTATACATCGGGGCGGTACTGGGCACTGTCCTCTGCGCACGTGGCAGACTGCGCGAAATCCCCACCCTGAGCGTAGATCTTGCTGAGTTTTTCGGACAGCGTCGAGATACGGAGGAGTTCACCCACCTGGCGCTGCTTGGCGATTGCGGCCTCAGCCAGCTGTCGGGCATCCTGCCACTGTTCTGCATCCATCCGCAGTCGGCAGATCAACTCTTCCAGGTGCGCTTCCTGGCCCAATGTTGATGGGGCTCCTGGCTGGAGCAGGGCGAGACCCTCCTGATAGGCCCGTTCAGCGCCTTCAACGTTCCCCTGGTCCAGCAGTGCGTTGCCGAGGTTCGCGAGGTTCATGGCCTGCAAATGCGCGCTGCCTAAACGCTGTGCCTGCCGAATGGCATCCCTCGCATGCTGCTCCGCTTCTTCCGGCAGATCGCGCTTCCGGTAGATCATGGTCAGGGTGTTTCGGGCTGCCAGAATCCACCGGGGGTGCCCGGTGCGCTGCGCTTCCTGAAGAAGGTATTGCGCTTTGTCTTCTGCGACGTCCAGGTCATTCAGTTGAGCCGCACACAACGTGAAGTTCTGCCAGGCAGTAAATTCGCCACTTGATTCGTGAAGTGCGCCAAACCCCTCGGCTGCACGTTGCGCCGCCTCTCGTCCCAGTTCGAATTCACCTGAGTGGATGTACGCGAAGCTGAGATTCACGTCCAACATCGCCGCGAAAGATCGCGAGCGCTCCAACTGGTCACCCAGGTTCTGACGGATGCCTTCAAGGCCCTGCAGCCCCTGCTGGTTGTCGGGTGTACCAACCCTCAGGACGTGTTGGAACACCTCGGCTGCAAGCTCGCCCTCCGTGTCCTCCATCTCGCGGAAGGCCTGAGCGGCACGCTGCGCGGCTTCCATGCTGCCATTGGCCCGCGTCACTTGGAGGATATTCGCCTGCAGCAGGGCCGAGCGCGCAGCTTGCTCCAGATCACCGCTCTGCACGGAGTCTTGCTCGGCCATGGTGGCCAGTTCCAGAGCGAATGGCCAGTCACCCGTTCGGAACGCCTCGAAACTCGCTTGGAGGGTCACCTCATGGAGGGCGGGATCGTGCGCCTGGTGCAGGTGGTAGGCCAGGGCCACCGTGGCCCCGCTCTGGCGCGCCTGCTCCGCCAGGAGCTGGTGATAGGGCTCTGACAGATCATGTTGGCGCAAGAACCGCTCGACGTACGCGGCGAAATGCGAGTGGAAGACGGTGACGACCCCCTCCCTGGTGGTGAGGAGGCCTCGGCTCTCGGAGATGAACTTGAGGACGTCTTGTACGGCAGGTGCGGTTTGAGTGTGGGCCGCGAGTAAATTCCTCAGATCAGTGACGCGCACGGGACCGTAGGCGAGGGCTGTGAACGCAAGGGCGTGTTCGAGACCAGGGGTCACACTGGCTTGTTGCCACAGCTGTTCCTCCAGAGCTTCGAGGTCTTGAGGAATCGTCTTGGCCTGCAAAGCTTGATAAGCACGGAGGTACAGGGGGTTGCCCTGGGACGCCTCACTGAGACGGATGAGTTCCCCAGGGGGGAGCGAGATGCTCTTCGCGTTCAACCACTGGTTGAGTTCTTCGTCTGAAAACGGCGGGAGCGTGAATGTACCGACGTTCCGGGAGCGGCCGACAGGCAAGTGGCTGGCGCTGACAGCGATGCCGTTGACGTGCTGGAGTTCCATCAGAGCCCGGAGCAGGTCTGGATGGTCGGTCGCCTGATCAATGAAAATCAGCTCCTGACGCTGCTCAAGCGCGGCGTCGATGGCGTCCATCAGTGCCTCGGGATCGGTTGGTGGG encodes the following:
- a CDS encoding AAA family ATPase — translated: MKRATTSEQLLSALADRAPSVQVQHLEKLEQHVQGNANSIVGDHGTLNVFQVSNADAAKVLSQYLNLQAPTARPDADPSHDLPPPEPDLLSREALEDQLISTLQRGQTTVVTGVPGSGKSTFLQQVARRTGGLYIQLGGKSTARALRAFLRRLDPAVVPPTDPEALMDAIDAALEQRQELIFIDQATDHPDLLRALMELQHVNGIAVSASHLPVGRSRNVGTFTLPPFSDEELNQWLNAKSISLPPGELIRLSEASQGNPLYLRAYQALQAKTIPQDLEALEEQLWQQASVTPGLEHALAFTALAYGPVRVTDLRNLLAAHTQTAPAVQDVLKFISESRGLLTTREGVVTVFHSHFAAYVERFLRQHDLSEPYHQLLAEQARQSGATVALAYHLHQAHDPALHEVTLQASFEAFRTGDWPFALELATMAEQDSVQSGDLEQAARSALLQANILQVTRANGSMEAAQRAAQAFREMEDTEGELAAEVFQHVLRVGTPDNQQGLQGLEGIRQNLGDQLERSRSFAAMLDVNLSFAYIHSGEFELGREAAQRAAEGFGALHESSGEFTAWQNFTLCAAQLNDLDVAEDKAQYLLQEAQRTGHPRWILAARNTLTMIYRKRDLPEEAEQHARDAIRQAQRLGSAHLQAMNLANLGNALLDQGNVEGAERAYQEGLALLQPGAPSTLGQEAHLEELICRLRMDAEQWQDARQLAEAAIAKQRQVGELLRISTLSEKLSKIYAQGGDFAQSATCAEDSAQYRPDVYTEESVNLWAQAAAGWAEVGDLDRSLNAVIQAVSLVHSEHATAFQGQKTWEELFPLLLQHDEDGFFVMLLVRCVNRWATRLGRADIRRQLIIQTRDASVRGHQRAASALAFLIAEGDWSSDELNALAQDIQRIWSHVSFHDRDDGSGVWTIGVSSDPGFILQLDVFSESPATRAAGMSLAVLAASQASAFSAVMADVTLATHVKDTLYLIISEADQGAYFPSIKLKRALEKQKTAAIVNPELGAMLSLSNTWMEGHSAGVTRYGRSYVALIIDFCQALWARWNVPEEQWERATRTLAEHYLP